The genomic interval CGTCCCAGTCGGCGTCGCTCTCACAGACCGTCTCCAGGGCGTCGCCGGCGTCGGCGCGCAACGCCTCGATATCGCTGCCGGCGCTCCGGTAGGTGCTGGCGGTCTGTGGGTCGGCTTGCCCCGTGAAGAAGCCGGTGAGCTGTTCCTTGACCTTCTTGTCGACGAGTGTCCAGCCGAGGAGTCCGCCGAGTCGCTCGACGGTCCCGTCGAAGTCGGCGAGGACGCCGTAGACGGCGAACTCGCGGTCGGCGGGCTCGGCGTCGGTCGCCTCGAGTCGGTCCGCGGCGCCGGCCGCGGCGTCGGCGAACACCGACGGAGCGTCGGCGTCCTCGCTCCACGCGTCGAACGTCTCGTGGGCGGCCTGTTCGCGGGCGGCGGCGGCGGCGGTGACCGTCTCGGGCTCCATCTCACCGCGGGTGTCGGCGTACAGCATCTTCGAGGAGCCCAGCCGCGAGAGCTCTGTCTGTTGGTCGTCACGGACTGCTTCGACGAGGTCGTCGGCGTTCATACGGGTAGCTGGACGCGGCGACGGCTTGTACCCATCGACCTACCCGTGCCACTGTCCGCGGCGCTGTTCGGGATCGCGGGTCGTCAGTGCGGCGGGCAATTCGTCGCCAGCGACGCCGACCGCCTGTGCGAGCTGCCGGGCTACGTGCCAGCTGACCGCGTCAGTATCGACACCCTGTGTCTCGATCTCGACGCGTCTGTACGTCTCGATGGCGCCGTCCTCGTCGGGATCGGTTCCCTGAACCGTCGAACACGATCCCCGCGTGTCCCGGCACGCGGAGTCCGTGACCGGCGTGACGACGATGTCGGCCGCCGACGGGTCCGCCACGAACTGGAGCGAGAGGTTCGAAGGGACCGCCCCGTCGGCCCCCTCGTCGAAGTACGCGAGCGCGTACTGGACCTCTTGCCGGTAGGCGACGCGGTCCTCGGCCGGTAGCGAGCCGTTCCGGACGGCGACGGTGAGTGCGGGGTCGTCCCAGGGGAGCGCGCGCTCGCTGGCGTTCGGTCGGTCCCGGGTCCAGAGGTCGCGTTCGTGGTACATCACCGACTGGGGCTCGTCGTCGTGGCGGAGCCCGAGCAGGTGGCCGAACTCGTGTTTCGCGACCAGCAGCGTCGACTCGTTCGAGAGGCCGCGCTGGACCTCGATGTCCGCGGGCCGTTCGAGTCCCGTCGACGCGTTGGGCCGCGGGGCGCACCCGGCCGAGAACTCGTCGTCACCGCAGTCGGTCACCGACTCCGTGTACGTGACGACCACGTCGGGGTCCCGCTCGCTCCCGTCGCCCGCGACCACGTCGAGTGTGACGTTGAACTCGACGTACTGCTGGCCGGCCCCGTTCCAGTACTGGGCCGCAGCGGCGGTCACCGCCCGCTCGCGCGGTGTCCCGTCGACGACGACGGTGACCGTCTCCCCGGCGAGGGGGTGCTCGGCGTCGCCGACCAGCCCCGACTGCTGGAGGTCGCCCACACCGCTACAGCCGGCCGTCAGGACGACGAGCGCCAGGACCGCACTCGCGACTGCGCTGTTCATCGTTCCACTACTGCGGTCGTGCGTATTAGTCGGTTATGAAAGTCGGCTGAGGGGAGTAAGCCCCCTTCTGTTCGGGCCGGCATTCGGCTCAGCGGCCGCGTCCAGCGTCTCCGCGGTGTCCAGCTACCTGTCGACGCGGCCTTGCACCGGTGAGGATTCGCCGTTCCATCGGTCCGTCGCCGGCGTCGGGCGCCGTCCGGCGGCCAACGTTGGCCCTCGGTGGGTTACCTCTCCCTCGCTTCCAGTGGGGCAGGACCCCGCTGTCGTTCGGGATTCGCACACCTCATCGGTCCGGCGACGACGTGTCGTTGCTGTTCCAGTGCCGACGGTCTCCCGCCCCGGGCTTGCGCCCGGTCACCTGCTGGACGGTGGGGGGACTTTCCTCATGTCTCGCGACACGGGGGCCGGCCTCCCTCTGCCAAGAGTCCCTAGCCGACAGCGGCCAATAACGCTTACCAACCACCTTTTTGCTGCGGGGGTCGCGGAGCGACCCCCGCTTGCAAAAACGTGGGCGAAAAAGGCGCGAATCGCGGCGCGATTCGCGTGAACCGGCTCGCTTCGCTCGCCGGACTCGTGAGCAAGCCCTGCCCTTCCCCAGGTCGCGCGACGGAGCGCGCTCCCGGCCGACTGTACACCAAACGTCGGTTTCGCTGTGTTACGAGCCAGTCCGCTCGACGGTCACCTGAAACAGCTCTTCGTCGGGGTCGGTCGAGCGGTCCGAGCGGACGTAGTAGGTGGTTCGGTCGGCGTCCTCGGGGAGTCGGACGGTCTCGATATCCTCGACGGTGGCCGTCGTGCTGGCTTCGGCGTTGTGCTCGCCGGCCCGGGTGACCGCCCGGTGGACCGGCGTGGCGAGTTCGAAGGACGCGTGGCGGTGGACCGTCGCGTTCGCCGGGAGAGTCTCGACCGGCGTCGCGGTCGCGGTGACAGAGACGTTCGACTCGTCGGCGACGGAGCCACCGCCAGTCACGACGACAGCGACGGCCACCGTCAGGAGGGCGATACCGAGGGCCACAGCAACGACCGGCCGAAGGCCGGGGCCGCCGGCGTCGGGGTCGGGGATGTGGCGCACGTCTCCGCCTGCCGGCGCGTCACTGATGGGTCTTGTGCCGTCTCCCGTCACGGCCGGAAAGCCGAGGCAGGCGCAAAAATCGAACTGCCGAGCGGCGAGTCCTCAGTCGTCGGAGGGGAGCGGCTCGCCCTGGCCGTCGGTCGGCGCGGGCGAGGCGTCCATTTCATCGTCCTCGGCGTATGGGTACCACGTCGTCTTCGTGTTGTGCATGTACGGGTCGTGGTAGTCGGTCTCCTCGGGTTCGACCAGATCCGCGAGAGTGTCCTCGTCGCGGGCCTCCACGAAGTCACGGAACGTCTCGCCGTCCTCGCGCAGGTCTTTGAAGTTGCTCACGAGGTTCTGGATCGCACCGGGCACCTCGTCGGCGGGGACGCGCATCTCCACCCAGTCAGCAAAGCGCGGGTCCTCGCCGAGGCCGCCGCCCAGGCCGATGTCCAGGGCTTCGACCGGTTCGCCGTCCTTGCGGGTCTTCATGCCCCGCAGGGAGACATCGGCGATCTGTGGCTGGGCACAGGAGGCGGTACAGCCCGAGAGGTGGATGTGGAAGTCCTCGTGGTCCGCGGGCAGTTCGACGTTGTCGCGCAGCCAGCGCGCGTAGCGGACCTGGCGGTTCTTCGTCTCGACGATCGACAGCGAGCAGTACTCCGTGCCCGTACAGGCGATCGAGCCACGCATGAACGGCGAGGGCTCGGGCGAGTAGTCCGAGAGCAGCGCCTCGCTCGTGAGGTCGTCGAGGTTCTCCTCGGGCACGTCCATGATGATGACGTTCTGGCGCTGGGTCAGGCGGACCTCGCCGGAGCCGTACTCGTCGGCGAGTTCGGCCAGTTCGATCGTGTCCTGTGCGCCCATCCGGCCGACCAGGACGTTCAGGCCGACGTAGTAGTTGCCGTCGTCCTGCTCGTGGACGCCGACGTGGTCGTCGTGGCCCTCGTTGCCGCCGGAGTTGTAGGTGTACTGGTCGCGCATGTCCTCGCCGGCGGTCTCCAGTTCGAAGTCGACGAAGTCGTCCTGGAGGACCTGGCGCATCTTCTCGGGCCCCCACTCGTCGACGAGGAACTTGATGCGGGCGTTGAAGCGGTCCTCGCGGTCGCCGTGTTCGCGGAACAGCGCGGACATCCCGTGGGCGACATCGGCGGCCTGTTCCGGGGGAACCCACACGTCGAGTCCACGCGCGAGGCGGGGCTCCTTCCGGGAGAGGCCACCGCCGACGCGGACGTTGAACCCGATCTCGCCGTCTTTCTCGGCGGGCTCGAAGGCGAGGTCGTTGATGTCGCCCTGGCCACAGCCCTCGTCACAGCCGGTGACGGCGACCTTCCACTTGCGCGGGAGGTT from Haloarcula pelagica carries:
- a CDS encoding rubrerythrin family protein; protein product: MNADDLVEAVRDDQQTELSRLGSSKMLYADTRGEMEPETVTAAAAAREQAAHETFDAWSEDADAPSVFADAAAGAADRLEATDAEPADREFAVYGVLADFDGTVERLGGLLGWTLVDKKVKEQLTGFFTGQADPQTASTYRSAGSDIEALRADAGDALETVCESDADWDAAETAAIAVVEAAYEEYFETLEELGVNPKPVC
- a CDS encoding nitrite/sulfite reductase, with protein sequence MPSKVENWKDEIYGNEIREHLMEFAEEGWEAIPEDEHDAWFERFKWWGLYHQRSGQESYFMMRIGTPNGVIEPGQLEVIGEIARDYATGPADNPEFGEAYCDWTTRQSIQLHWIKLEDIPEIFEKLEAVGLSTQQACGDSWRNIVGCPVAGKDKHEHIDAWPVAEDLHETFKGNDDYANLPRKWKVAVTGCDEGCGQGDINDLAFEPAEKDGEIGFNVRVGGGLSRKEPRLARGLDVWVPPEQAADVAHGMSALFREHGDREDRFNARIKFLVDEWGPEKMRQVLQDDFVDFELETAGEDMRDQYTYNSGGNEGHDDHVGVHEQDDGNYYVGLNVLVGRMGAQDTIELAELADEYGSGEVRLTQRQNVIIMDVPEENLDDLTSEALLSDYSPEPSPFMRGSIACTGTEYCSLSIVETKNRQVRYARWLRDNVELPADHEDFHIHLSGCTASCAQPQIADVSLRGMKTRKDGEPVEALDIGLGGGLGEDPRFADWVEMRVPADEVPGAIQNLVSNFKDLREDGETFRDFVEARDEDTLADLVEPEETDYHDPYMHNTKTTWYPYAEDDEMDASPAPTDGQGEPLPSDD
- a CDS encoding matrixin family metalloprotease — protein: MNSAVASAVLALVVLTAGCSGVGDLQQSGLVGDAEHPLAGETVTVVVDGTPRERAVTAAAAQYWNGAGQQYVEFNVTLDVVAGDGSERDPDVVVTYTESVTDCGDDEFSAGCAPRPNASTGLERPADIEVQRGLSNESTLLVAKHEFGHLLGLRHDDEPQSVMYHERDLWTRDRPNASERALPWDDPALTVAVRNGSLPAEDRVAYRQEVQYALAYFDEGADGAVPSNLSLQFVADPSAADIVVTPVTDSACRDTRGSCSTVQGTDPDEDGAIETYRRVEIETQGVDTDAVSWHVARQLAQAVGVAGDELPAALTTRDPEQRRGQWHG